In the genome of Myxococcus stipitatus, one region contains:
- a CDS encoding chromosome condensation regulator RCC1, which translates to MRKDNVMARPGFAQVLVLSAWLALGCEGTSSSAEPSLASATRSQALASATSKVAAGAQHSLYVTQAGTVWAWGGNGSGQLGIGSVSFQRVVARQVPGLTDVTSIAAGDAHSLALRADRTVWTWGGNNAGQVGDGTNVDRPTPRQVPGLFDVIAVAAGEFHSLALRADGTVWAWGSNFYGQLGRGHSQPGPSPAQVVGLTGVVALAAGFDFSLAVRSDGTVWAWGANGSGQLGDGTYIQRLAPTQVSQLQGVSAVTAGLYHALALRTDGTVWAWGSNSSGQMGDGTWTDRPTPVQVTSLARAKAVAAQDAGSLVLLDDGGVFAWGLNSQGQLGTGTTTDSPLPVRVKGLGAVTSLAAGTQHAVALRADGTLWTWGNGATGQLGHGSSERLLSPEVVTRLSNVASVASGSFHSVASLSDGSVWTWGRNTNGQLGDGTTTERHLPVRVPGLSDVVSVSASGHHSFALRADGTVWGWGRNAQGQLGDGTTKDRASPVLVAGLSSVKALAAGGSHMVALRTDGTVWTWGYNGTGQLGDGTTTDRRAPVQVSGLSGVVSVAAGAYFSLALRSDGTVWAWGDGFEGQLGDGAGVQRASPVQVTGLTRVMKLAAGAAHGLAVRDDGTVWAWGDNTEGQIGDGSWSDRFRAVQVYGVTGVSSVVGGLYHSMALAQDGTLRVWGGNAYGQFGDGGVAPRVVAGAVPGLSGIKRLGASYLHVLAVREDGTLLSWGYNRFGQLGLGAAGWSSLPMQVRGLGQGRRLSAGRAHSLLVRADGTVLAWGQNTSGQLGDGSTTHRTAPVRARDLPCARAASAGRRHSLVLACDGTVWAWGGNDKGQLGDGGVTSRAYPAKVEGLWGVVAVLAGGDSSMVLRADGTVWTWGANDSGQLGDGTLGDRASPLEVKGLSGIATGVMGESHALVVGQDGTVWAWGANGRGQLGDGTTTSSASPVRVAGLSAAMSVSVGQAYSLAVLPDGTVWSWGANDSGQLGDGTNVARTTPKPVQDLSEVKAVTAGAHHVVAVRHDGTVWGWGANAFGQVGDGSHFWRFRPVRVEGLANAVETSAGEQHSLALLGDERALSWGSHEYGQLGDAESGPSLEPVGVKLPSSKMWVPVVSVSAWHQHATALLSDGTVQTWGDNADGQLGDGTTESRATPITVAGLGSMVAVAPAARHTLALRADGTVWAWGDNTFGQLGDGSNTRRTLPVQVVGLEKVTAIAAGSYHSLAVREDGTVWAWGYNVFGQLGDGTMDARAVPTRMLELEGAVAVAGGEYHSLVLRFDGSLWACGNNAHGQLGEGTFTNRLSPFPVVQLDQVRTVRAGGYHSVALREDGTVWTWGHNGQGQLGDGTVTTRRVPAPVPGLTGVASVGAGTSHTFAVGSETWAWGRNSHGQLGTGDSSDRLEPTVVKGLHGVTSVLAGGDFSVAQGADGSAMSWGTNVHGTLGIGLPGQRTVPGAVTLP; encoded by the coding sequence ATGCGGAAGGACAACGTGATGGCGAGGCCGGGCTTCGCACAGGTCTTGGTGCTGAGCGCCTGGCTCGCCCTGGGGTGTGAAGGCACCTCGAGCTCCGCGGAACCGTCTCTCGCTTCGGCCACGCGCTCACAGGCCCTCGCGTCCGCGACGTCGAAGGTCGCCGCGGGCGCGCAGCACTCGCTCTATGTCACGCAGGCCGGCACCGTGTGGGCGTGGGGTGGCAATGGCTCCGGCCAGCTGGGCATCGGAAGCGTGTCCTTCCAGCGCGTCGTCGCCCGGCAGGTGCCGGGGCTGACGGACGTCACGAGCATCGCCGCGGGAGATGCCCACTCGCTCGCGCTGCGCGCGGACCGCACGGTGTGGACGTGGGGAGGCAACAACGCGGGCCAGGTGGGGGACGGCACCAACGTCGACCGCCCCACGCCGCGGCAGGTGCCGGGGCTCTTCGACGTCATCGCCGTCGCGGCGGGTGAGTTCCATTCGCTGGCGCTGCGCGCCGATGGCACCGTGTGGGCCTGGGGCAGCAACTTCTATGGCCAGCTCGGACGGGGCCACTCGCAGCCGGGCCCCTCTCCCGCGCAGGTCGTGGGGCTGACGGGCGTGGTGGCGCTCGCGGCGGGCTTCGACTTCTCGCTCGCCGTGCGCTCGGACGGCACCGTGTGGGCCTGGGGCGCCAACGGCTCCGGACAGCTGGGGGATGGGACCTACATCCAGCGTCTGGCACCCACGCAGGTGTCCCAGCTCCAGGGCGTCTCCGCCGTGACGGCGGGCCTCTATCACGCGCTCGCGCTGCGCACGGATGGGACGGTGTGGGCGTGGGGCTCCAACTCCTCCGGGCAGATGGGCGATGGGACGTGGACGGACCGCCCTACGCCGGTGCAGGTCACCTCCCTCGCGCGAGCGAAGGCCGTGGCCGCGCAGGACGCGGGCTCGCTGGTGTTGCTCGATGACGGCGGGGTGTTCGCGTGGGGGCTCAACTCGCAGGGACAGCTGGGGACTGGCACCACCACGGACAGCCCGCTCCCCGTGCGCGTGAAGGGGCTGGGCGCGGTGACGTCGTTGGCGGCGGGGACGCAGCACGCGGTGGCGCTGCGCGCCGATGGCACGCTGTGGACATGGGGCAACGGCGCCACGGGCCAGCTGGGCCACGGCAGCTCCGAGCGCCTGCTCTCGCCGGAGGTCGTCACGCGCTTGTCGAACGTGGCCTCGGTCGCGTCGGGCAGCTTCCACTCGGTGGCCTCGCTGTCGGATGGCTCGGTGTGGACCTGGGGGCGCAACACCAACGGCCAGCTGGGTGATGGCACCACGACCGAGCGCCACCTGCCCGTCCGCGTGCCGGGCCTCTCCGACGTGGTCTCCGTGAGCGCGTCGGGACATCACTCGTTCGCGCTGCGCGCGGATGGGACGGTGTGGGGCTGGGGCCGCAACGCGCAGGGACAGCTGGGGGACGGGACGACGAAGGACCGCGCCTCGCCCGTGCTCGTGGCAGGCTTGAGCAGCGTGAAGGCGCTGGCCGCGGGCGGCAGCCACATGGTGGCGCTGCGCACCGATGGCACCGTGTGGACGTGGGGCTACAACGGCACGGGGCAGCTCGGGGATGGCACCACGACCGACCGCCGCGCGCCGGTGCAGGTATCCGGCCTGTCGGGGGTGGTGTCCGTGGCCGCGGGCGCCTACTTCTCGCTGGCCCTGCGCTCGGACGGCACCGTGTGGGCGTGGGGCGACGGCTTCGAGGGACAGCTGGGCGATGGCGCGGGTGTCCAGCGCGCGTCGCCGGTCCAGGTGACGGGGCTGACGCGGGTGATGAAGCTGGCCGCGGGCGCCGCGCATGGCCTGGCCGTGCGGGACGACGGCACCGTGTGGGCGTGGGGGGACAACACCGAAGGACAGATTGGAGACGGCTCGTGGTCCGACCGGTTCCGCGCCGTGCAGGTCTACGGCGTGACGGGCGTGTCCTCCGTCGTCGGTGGGCTGTACCACTCCATGGCCCTGGCGCAGGACGGGACGCTGCGTGTCTGGGGTGGCAACGCGTATGGCCAGTTCGGTGATGGCGGTGTCGCGCCGCGCGTCGTCGCGGGCGCGGTGCCCGGCCTCTCCGGCATCAAGCGGCTGGGCGCCAGCTACCTGCATGTGCTCGCCGTGCGCGAGGACGGCACGCTGCTGTCGTGGGGCTACAACCGCTTCGGGCAGCTCGGCCTGGGCGCGGCGGGCTGGAGCTCGCTGCCGATGCAGGTGCGGGGACTGGGGCAGGGGCGCAGGCTCTCCGCGGGACGTGCGCACTCGCTGCTCGTGCGCGCGGATGGCACCGTGCTCGCGTGGGGACAGAACACCTCCGGTCAGCTCGGGGATGGCTCGACGACCCATCGCACGGCGCCGGTGCGCGCGCGCGACCTCCCGTGCGCACGCGCGGCGTCGGCGGGCAGGCGGCACTCGCTGGTGCTCGCGTGTGATGGCACCGTGTGGGCATGGGGAGGAAACGACAAGGGACAGCTGGGCGATGGCGGCGTCACGTCGCGCGCGTACCCCGCGAAGGTGGAGGGACTGTGGGGCGTGGTGGCCGTGCTCGCGGGAGGAGACTCCTCGATGGTGCTGCGCGCGGACGGCACGGTGTGGACGTGGGGCGCGAATGACAGCGGCCAGCTCGGTGACGGCACGCTGGGAGACCGCGCCTCGCCCCTGGAGGTGAAGGGCTTGTCCGGCATCGCCACCGGCGTGATGGGCGAGTCCCACGCGCTCGTCGTGGGCCAGGACGGCACCGTGTGGGCCTGGGGCGCGAATGGCCGAGGCCAGCTGGGCGATGGCACCACCACCTCCAGCGCGTCGCCCGTGCGGGTGGCGGGACTGTCCGCCGCGATGAGCGTCAGCGTCGGACAGGCGTACTCCCTCGCGGTGCTCCCCGACGGCACGGTGTGGAGCTGGGGCGCGAATGACAGCGGACAGCTGGGGGATGGCACCAACGTGGCGCGCACCACGCCCAAGCCCGTGCAGGACCTGTCCGAGGTCAAGGCGGTGACCGCGGGCGCGCACCACGTCGTGGCGGTGCGCCATGACGGGACGGTGTGGGGCTGGGGCGCCAATGCCTTCGGCCAGGTGGGGGATGGCTCGCACTTCTGGCGCTTCCGTCCCGTGCGCGTGGAGGGACTCGCCAACGCGGTGGAGACGTCGGCGGGCGAGCAGCACTCGCTGGCGCTGCTGGGGGACGAGCGCGCGCTGTCCTGGGGCAGCCATGAGTACGGCCAGCTCGGGGACGCGGAGTCGGGGCCGAGCCTGGAGCCCGTGGGCGTGAAGCTGCCGAGTTCGAAGATGTGGGTGCCCGTCGTCTCCGTGAGCGCGTGGCATCAGCACGCGACGGCGCTGCTCTCGGACGGCACGGTGCAGACGTGGGGCGACAACGCGGACGGGCAGCTCGGAGATGGCACCACGGAGAGCCGGGCGACGCCCATCACCGTGGCGGGCCTGGGGTCGATGGTGGCCGTGGCTCCGGCGGCGCGCCACACGCTGGCGCTGCGCGCCGATGGCACCGTGTGGGCTTGGGGCGACAACACCTTCGGGCAACTGGGTGACGGCTCCAACACGCGGCGCACGCTGCCGGTCCAGGTGGTGGGGCTGGAGAAGGTGACGGCCATCGCCGCGGGCAGCTACCACTCGCTCGCGGTGCGCGAGGACGGCACGGTATGGGCCTGGGGCTACAACGTCTTCGGCCAGCTGGGCGACGGGACGATGGACGCGCGCGCCGTGCCCACGCGCATGCTGGAGCTGGAGGGCGCGGTGGCGGTGGCCGGTGGCGAGTACCACTCGCTGGTGTTGCGCTTCGACGGGTCGCTGTGGGCCTGCGGCAACAACGCCCACGGCCAGCTGGGCGAGGGCACCTTCACCAACCGCTTGTCACCCTTCCCGGTGGTGCAGCTGGACCAGGTGCGGACGGTGCGCGCGGGCGGCTACCACTCCGTCGCGCTGCGCGAGGACGGCACCGTCTGGACGTGGGGCCACAACGGCCAGGGCCAGCTGGGCGATGGGACGGTGACGACGCGGCGGGTGCCCGCGCCGGTGCCCGGACTGACGGGGGTCGCGTCCGTGGGCGCCGGGACGTCGCACACCTTCGCGGTGGGCTCGGAGACCTGGGCGTGGGGGCGCAACTCGCACGGGCAGCTCGGCACGGGGGACAGCTCCGACCGGCTGGAGCCCACCGTGGTGAAGGGGCTGCACGGCGTGACGAGCGTGCTGGCGGGTGGGGACTTCTCGGTGGCCCAGGGCGCGGATGGCAGCGCGATGAGCTGGGGCACCAACGTCCACGGCACCCTGGGCATCGGCCTCCCGGGGCAGCGCACCGTGCCGGGGGCCGTGACGCTGCCCTGA